The following are from one region of the Silene latifolia isolate original U9 population chromosome 9, ASM4854445v1, whole genome shotgun sequence genome:
- the LOC141598929 gene encoding uncharacterized protein LOC141598929 isoform X2, whose translation MVDLEVETRDGVSGAKKRFLGVTKERNRWVARVRNPMLRADVRLGRYRTPEEAALAVQKKKAEFEEMLKGEDLLSMGTCRGYFKGKKLPTGVSWDNGRYRVQIRHPKLKSSVSGGSYKTCEEAAIAADRKREELREMYGGKLRVIPDNEDDGEVFKKAECLVVSKSGCSEEQTGDIKVPPGVRRMKSGKWGVRIKKPYSKARISLGTYDTLEEAISTLNKKKAEFDAKLKKPAFDCGIVDIPANLRDGLVDRSPTSVFDPENLNNAPDSDKSSESGFDRAVSLGIINEYGQLMGKYSELDKYMGLSS comes from the exons ATGGTAGATTTAGAGGTTGAAACTCGTGACGGTGTTTCTGGTGCAAAGAAGCGTTTTTTGGGTGTTACTAAAGAAAGAAATAGGTGGGTGGCACGAGTCCGAAACCCGATGCTGAGGGCTGATGTTCGACTGGGTCGTTATAGAACTCCTGAAGAGGCAGCACTTGCTGTACAAAAGAAAAAGGCCGAGTTTGAGGAAATGTTAAAGGGCGAGGATTTGTTGAGCATGGGAACTTGCAGGGGTTATTTTAAGGGGAAGAAGCTTCCTACTGGTGTTTCATGGGACAACGGAAGGTATCGCGTGCAAATACGGCATCCAAAGTTGAAGAGTTCGGTTTCAGGTGGTTCTTATAAAACTTGTGAGGAGGCTGCTATTGCCGCTGACAGGAAAAGGGAAGAGTTGCGGGAAATGTATGGGGGGAAACTGAGGGTTATTCCTGATAATGAAGACGACGGTGAAGTCTTTAAGAAAGCTGAGTGTTTGGTTGTGAGTAAATCTGGTTGCTCGGAGGAACAGACTGGTGATATAAAGGTACCGCCTGGGGTTAGGAGAATGAAATCGGGTAAATGGGGTGTTAGAATTAAAAAGCCTTATTCAAAGGCTAGAATTTCGTTAGGGACTTACGATACTCTTGAAGAGGCTATTAGTACTTTGAACAAGAAGAAAGCTGAGTTTGATGCCAAACTGAAAAAGCCGGCATT TGATTGTGGTATAGTTGATATTCCTGCTAATCTGAGAGACGGCCTTGTTGACAGGTCTCCAACTTCAGTTTTCGACCCTGAGAATTTAAACAATGCGCCTGACAGTGACAAATCCTCTGAATCGGGTTTTGATAGAGCAGTGAGTTTGGGTATCATCAATGAATATGGACAGTTAATGGGTAAGTATAGCGAACTAGATAAATACATGGGGTTAAGCAGTTAA
- the LOC141598929 gene encoding uncharacterized protein LOC141598929 isoform X1, protein MVDLEVETRDGVSGAKKRFLGVTKERNRWVARVRNPMLRADVRLGRYRTPEEAALAVQKKKAEFEEMLKGEDLLSMGTCRGYFKGKKLPTGVSWDNGRYRVQIRHPKLKSSVSGGSYKTCEEAAIAADRKREELREMYGGKLRVIPDNEDDGEVFKKAECLVVSKSGCSEEQTGDIKVPPGVRRMKSGKWGVRIKKPYSKARISLGTYDTLEEAISTLNKKKAEFDAKLKKPAFDCAEFRLGSEANETSLLDAHNLENFALCDKPSYDCGIVDIPANLRDGLVDRSPTSVFDPENLNNAPDSDKSSESGFDRAVSLGIINEYGQLMGKYSELDKYMGLSS, encoded by the coding sequence ATGGTAGATTTAGAGGTTGAAACTCGTGACGGTGTTTCTGGTGCAAAGAAGCGTTTTTTGGGTGTTACTAAAGAAAGAAATAGGTGGGTGGCACGAGTCCGAAACCCGATGCTGAGGGCTGATGTTCGACTGGGTCGTTATAGAACTCCTGAAGAGGCAGCACTTGCTGTACAAAAGAAAAAGGCCGAGTTTGAGGAAATGTTAAAGGGCGAGGATTTGTTGAGCATGGGAACTTGCAGGGGTTATTTTAAGGGGAAGAAGCTTCCTACTGGTGTTTCATGGGACAACGGAAGGTATCGCGTGCAAATACGGCATCCAAAGTTGAAGAGTTCGGTTTCAGGTGGTTCTTATAAAACTTGTGAGGAGGCTGCTATTGCCGCTGACAGGAAAAGGGAAGAGTTGCGGGAAATGTATGGGGGGAAACTGAGGGTTATTCCTGATAATGAAGACGACGGTGAAGTCTTTAAGAAAGCTGAGTGTTTGGTTGTGAGTAAATCTGGTTGCTCGGAGGAACAGACTGGTGATATAAAGGTACCGCCTGGGGTTAGGAGAATGAAATCGGGTAAATGGGGTGTTAGAATTAAAAAGCCTTATTCAAAGGCTAGAATTTCGTTAGGGACTTACGATACTCTTGAAGAGGCTATTAGTACTTTGAACAAGAAGAAAGCTGAGTTTGATGCCAAACTGAAAAAGCCGGCATTTGATTGCGCTGAATTTAGGCTTGGTTCTGAAGCCAATGAAACTTCATTATTGGATGCACATAATTTGGAAAACTTTGCTCTCTGTGATAAGCCGAGCTATGATTGTGGTATAGTTGATATTCCTGCTAATCTGAGAGACGGCCTTGTTGACAGGTCTCCAACTTCAGTTTTCGACCCTGAGAATTTAAACAATGCGCCTGACAGTGACAAATCCTCTGAATCGGGTTTTGATAGAGCAGTGAGTTTGGGTATCATCAATGAATATGGACAGTTAATGGGTAAGTATAGCGAACTAGATAAATACATGGGGTTAAGCAGTTAA
- the LOC141598930 gene encoding uncharacterized protein LOC141598930, with translation MLRVDVRLGSYRTPEEAALAVQKKKGEFEEMLKGEDLSSMGTYKGYFKGMKLPSGVSWDNGRYRVQIRHPKLKKLVSGGSYKTCEEAANAADRKREEFWKMYGGTLRVIPDNEVFKKAEFDAKLKKPEFDWIEFKPGSEADETPMKFEYDCSIPLLGAPNLKIFALCDTSSYDCGIVDIPAKLGDGLVEMSPPSDFDPENLNNARAPGSDKSCDSEFDRAVSLGIISEYGQLLGEYSELDKHMGI, from the coding sequence ATGCTGAGGGTTGATGTTCGACTGGGTAGCTATCGAACCCCTGAAGAGGCAGCACTTGCTGTACAAAAGAAAAAAGGCGAGTTTGAGGAAATGTTAAAGGGTGAGGATTTGTCGAGCATGGGAACTTACAAGGGTTATTTTAAGGGGATGAAGCTTCCTAGTGGTGTTTCATGGGACAACGGAAGGTACCGCGTGCAAATACGGCACCCAAAGTTGAAGAAATTGGTTTCAGGCGGTTCTTATAAAACCTGTGAGGAAGCTGCTAATGCTGCGGACAGGAAAAGGGAAGAATTCTGGAAAATGTATGGAGGGACACTGAGGGTTATTCCTGACAATGAAGTCTTTAAGAAAGCCGAGTTTGATGCCAAACTGAAAAAGCCGGAATTTGATTGGATTGAATTTAAGCCTGGTTCTGAAGCAGATGAAACTCCGATGAAGTTTGAGTATGATTGCTCAATTCCATTATTGGGTGCAcctaatttgaaaatttttgctcTCTGTGATACGTCGAGTTATGATTGTGGGATAGTTGATATTCCTGCTAAACTAGGAGACGGGCTTGTTGAAATGTCTCCACCTTCAGATTTCGACCCTGAGAATTTAAACAATGCGCGTGCGCCTGGCAGTGACAAATCCTGTGATTCGGAGTTTGATAGAGCAGTGAGTTTGGGTATCATCAGTGAATATGGACAGTTACTGGGTGAGTATAGCGAATTAGATAAACACATGGGGATTTAG